A window of the Amycolatopsis solani genome harbors these coding sequences:
- a CDS encoding MCE family protein translates to MKSLVKLAAVVTLALVTTGCGRGVSVYDIPLPGGAALGDHPIHVTASFTNVLDLVPQSGVKVNDVPVGQVVKVELAPDGHSAIVELLLNGDVDLPGNAVARLRQASILGEKFVELAAPDVATPSGRLLDGATIPLDQSTLTPEIEEVFGALSLLLNGGGVAQVQNISHQLNEALGGRETAARSLLSSLDTFVKGLDEHRTEITRAIESVNKLAQTLNAHTDQITTTLNGLTPGIGVLNQQREALVGMLKSLDGLTSVAVDTVNKSKDDLVADLKALEPLLRRLADSGDKLPKAMEMIFTFPFPDAALDTIRGDYLNGFLKVGH, encoded by the coding sequence ATGAAGTCCCTGGTCAAACTCGCTGCGGTGGTGACGCTCGCGCTGGTCACCACCGGCTGCGGGCGCGGGGTGAGCGTCTACGACATCCCGCTGCCCGGCGGCGCCGCGCTCGGCGACCACCCGATCCACGTCACCGCGAGCTTCACCAACGTGCTCGACCTGGTGCCGCAGTCCGGCGTCAAGGTCAACGACGTCCCGGTCGGGCAGGTCGTCAAGGTCGAACTGGCGCCGGACGGGCACAGCGCGATCGTGGAGCTGCTCCTCAACGGTGACGTCGACCTGCCGGGCAACGCCGTCGCGCGGCTGCGGCAGGCCAGCATCCTCGGCGAGAAGTTCGTCGAGCTGGCCGCGCCGGACGTCGCGACGCCGTCCGGCCGGCTCCTCGACGGCGCGACCATCCCACTGGACCAATCCACCCTGACACCCGAGATCGAGGAGGTCTTCGGGGCGCTGTCGCTGCTGCTCAACGGCGGCGGCGTGGCGCAGGTCCAGAACATCAGCCACCAGCTCAACGAAGCCCTCGGCGGCCGCGAAACCGCGGCCCGCAGCCTGCTGTCCAGTTTGGACACCTTCGTCAAGGGGCTCGACGAGCACCGCACCGAGATCACGCGCGCCATCGAGAGCGTCAACAAGCTCGCGCAGACGCTGAACGCGCACACCGACCAGATCACCACGACGTTGAACGGCCTCACACCCGGCATCGGCGTGCTCAACCAGCAGCGGGAGGCGCTGGTCGGGATGCTCAAGTCCCTCGACGGCCTCACCTCGGTCGCCGTCGACACGGTGAACAAGAGCAAGGACGACCTGGTCGCCGACCTCAAGGCGCTCGAACCGCTGTTGCGGCGGCTGGCCGACTCCGGCGACAAGCTGCCGAAGGCGATGGAGATGATCTTCACCTTCCCGTTCCCGGACGCGGCGCTCGACACCATCCGCGGCGACTACCTCAACGGCTTCCTCAAGGTGGGTCACTGA
- a CDS encoding MCE family protein has translation MLTRFVRVQVTIFVVIAVLGVAYVGATYAGLDKVFFDRGYTVKAQFPTGGGIFTNSEVTYRGVPIGRVGELRLTPAGMEADLEIDSGTAPVPADTEAVVADRSAVGEQYVDLRPRTDGGPKLRDGSVITQADTKIPLPVDVVLSTVDTFANSVPKPALRTVVDELYHATTDAGPALDQLVGRGIEFVQAASAHVAPLTRFVTDAHVVLDTQVQQAGAIREFGANAKLLASTLKQADGDLRTLIPAVPAAANEVGALIRDSGPQLGVLLANLLTTADVLENRRDGLRQLLITAPRAVAAGSAVIRPDGAHFGLSLTFFDPPPCTTGYSTPYRDGLDTSTRPLNTAARCALPKGDPTNVRGSQNAPGGRP, from the coding sequence ATGCTGACCCGGTTCGTGCGCGTGCAGGTGACGATCTTCGTGGTCATCGCCGTCCTCGGCGTGGCCTACGTCGGCGCCACCTACGCCGGTCTCGACAAGGTGTTCTTCGACCGCGGCTACACGGTCAAGGCGCAGTTCCCGACCGGCGGCGGCATCTTCACCAACTCCGAGGTCACCTACCGCGGGGTGCCGATCGGCCGGGTCGGCGAGCTGCGCCTGACCCCGGCCGGGATGGAAGCCGACCTCGAGATCGACTCGGGCACCGCGCCGGTCCCGGCCGACACCGAGGCCGTCGTCGCGGACCGCTCGGCCGTCGGCGAGCAGTACGTCGACCTGCGCCCGCGCACCGACGGCGGGCCGAAGCTGCGGGACGGTTCGGTGATCACGCAGGCGGACACGAAGATCCCGCTGCCGGTCGACGTCGTCTTGTCGACAGTGGACACGTTCGCCAACTCGGTGCCGAAGCCCGCGCTGCGCACGGTCGTCGACGAGCTGTACCACGCGACCACCGACGCCGGCCCGGCGCTCGACCAGCTCGTCGGCCGCGGCATCGAGTTCGTGCAGGCGGCGAGCGCGCACGTGGCGCCGCTGACCCGGTTCGTCACCGACGCGCACGTCGTGCTGGACACCCAGGTGCAGCAGGCCGGCGCGATCCGCGAGTTCGGGGCCAACGCGAAGCTCCTGGCGTCGACGTTGAAGCAGGCCGACGGCGACCTGCGCACGCTCATCCCGGCGGTGCCCGCCGCGGCGAACGAAGTCGGCGCGCTGATCCGCGACTCGGGGCCGCAGCTCGGTGTGCTGCTGGCGAACCTGCTGACCACCGCGGACGTCCTGGAGAACCGGCGGGACGGGCTGCGGCAGCTGCTGATCACCGCACCGCGGGCCGTCGCCGCGGGCAGCGCGGTGATCCGGCCGGACGGCGCCCACTTCGGGCTGTCGCTGACCTTCTTCGACCCGCCGCCGTGCACGACCGGCTACTCGACGCCGTACCGCGACGGCCTGGACACCTCGACCCGCCCGCTGAACACGGCCGCGCGGTGCGCGTTGCCGAAGGGTGACCCGACGAACGTACGGGGTTCGCAGAACGCACCGGGAGGACGGCCGTGA
- a CDS encoding MCE family protein — protein sequence MKPPRIKPFRSRNPIAVGAVTALVMALIGGATFFSDDLPLVGGGTTYRAEFREAAGLKPNDEVRVAGVKVGEVTDVRLAGDHVEVLFRVKDTWVGNRTTAAIKIKTLLGQKNLVLDPVGNGELDPAQPIPPERTSSPYDVTAVFNDLAGTVGAIDTDQLAQAFRTLSDTLGASAPSDVRTAFDGIAALSQTLASRDEELVKLFQNTNQVAKTLGERSGQIQALIRDGNTLLTELNARKDAIAQLFSGIKNLAIQLRGLVADNQKTLGPALDQLDRVATVLQQNQGKLEDSLRLAGPFYRLLGNAVGNGRWIDTYICGLIPTGTTPGSCLPPKNGGR from the coding sequence GTGAAACCGCCCCGCATCAAGCCGTTCCGCAGCCGGAACCCGATCGCCGTCGGCGCCGTCACGGCGTTGGTGATGGCCCTGATCGGCGGGGCCACGTTCTTCTCCGACGACCTCCCGCTGGTCGGCGGCGGCACCACGTACCGGGCGGAGTTCCGCGAGGCCGCCGGGCTGAAGCCGAACGACGAGGTCCGCGTGGCCGGGGTGAAGGTCGGCGAGGTCACCGACGTGCGGCTGGCCGGCGACCATGTCGAGGTGCTGTTCCGGGTCAAGGACACCTGGGTCGGGAACCGGACGACGGCGGCGATCAAGATCAAGACGTTGCTCGGCCAGAAGAACCTCGTGCTCGACCCGGTCGGCAACGGCGAGCTGGACCCGGCCCAGCCGATCCCGCCCGAGCGCACGAGTTCGCCCTACGACGTGACCGCGGTCTTCAACGACCTGGCCGGCACGGTCGGGGCGATCGACACCGACCAGCTCGCGCAGGCGTTCCGCACGCTGTCCGACACGCTCGGCGCGTCGGCACCCAGCGACGTCCGGACCGCGTTCGACGGCATCGCCGCCCTGTCGCAAACGCTGGCCTCGCGCGACGAAGAGCTGGTCAAGCTGTTCCAGAACACCAACCAGGTGGCCAAGACGCTCGGTGAGCGGTCCGGCCAGATCCAGGCGCTGATCCGCGACGGCAACACGCTGCTGACCGAGCTGAACGCGCGCAAGGACGCGATCGCGCAGCTGTTCAGCGGCATCAAGAACCTGGCGATCCAGCTGCGCGGGCTGGTCGCGGACAACCAGAAAACGCTCGGCCCGGCGCTCGACCAGCTCGACCGCGTCGCCACCGTACTGCAGCAGAACCAGGGGAAGCTCGAGGACAGCCTGCGCCTGGCCGGGCCGTTCTACCGGCTGCTCGGCAACGCCGTCGGCAACGGCCGGTGGATCGACACCTACATCTGCGGGCTGATCCCCACCGGCACCACGCCGGGAAGCTGCCTGCCGCCGAAGAACGGGGGACGCTGA
- a CDS encoding MCE family protein translates to MAHQLIDLGARARRRTRLRALTVGVLLALVVSAAWPIATAPGERTLTAYFTAAVGIYPNSDVRVLGVAIGSVSKVEPNGTDVKVTMTLKPDAQLPADAGAVVITPSLVADRYVQITPVYRGGPQLPDGASIPRERTATPVEVDDLLHSLNQLMSALGPQGANKDGAVSEVLTKSAEYLSGNGQTIGTAIKNLGEFARAASDSKDDLFGSVDHISEFTAMLAANDGQVKQAISQIASLSKVLADQRDQFSGALTELTQALSVVQGFIKDNRGKVRSDVDKLADVTKILVNQKDSLAEALQAAPNALTNLLGAYDQANGTIDGRGNLLEFPEGK, encoded by the coding sequence ATGGCGCACCAGCTGATCGACCTGGGCGCGCGGGCGCGACGGCGGACGCGACTGCGAGCGCTCACGGTCGGCGTGCTGCTCGCGCTCGTCGTCTCGGCGGCGTGGCCGATCGCCACCGCGCCCGGCGAGCGGACGTTGACCGCGTACTTCACCGCCGCGGTGGGCATCTACCCCAACTCCGACGTGCGCGTGCTCGGGGTCGCCATCGGCTCGGTGTCCAAAGTGGAACCGAACGGCACGGACGTCAAGGTGACGATGACGCTCAAGCCGGACGCGCAGCTGCCCGCGGACGCCGGTGCCGTCGTGATCACGCCGAGCCTGGTCGCCGACCGGTACGTGCAGATCACGCCCGTCTACCGCGGCGGGCCGCAGCTGCCCGACGGCGCTTCGATCCCGCGTGAGCGCACCGCGACCCCGGTCGAGGTCGACGACCTGCTGCACAGCCTCAACCAGCTGATGTCCGCGCTGGGCCCGCAGGGGGCCAACAAGGACGGCGCCGTCAGCGAAGTGCTGACCAAGTCGGCCGAATACCTCAGCGGCAACGGGCAGACCATCGGCACGGCGATCAAGAACCTCGGCGAATTCGCCCGTGCCGCCAGCGATTCGAAGGACGACCTGTTCGGCTCGGTGGACCACATCAGCGAGTTCACCGCGATGCTCGCCGCCAACGACGGTCAGGTGAAGCAGGCGATCTCGCAGATCGCGTCGCTGAGCAAGGTGCTGGCCGACCAGCGCGACCAGTTCTCCGGTGCGCTGACCGAGCTGACCCAGGCGCTCAGCGTCGTGCAGGGGTTCATCAAGGACAACCGCGGCAAGGTGCGGTCCGATGTGGACAAGCTCGCCGACGTCACGAAGATCCTCGTGAACCAGAAGGATTCCCTCGCCGAAGCCCTGCAAGCGGCGCCGAACGCGCTGACGAACCTCCTGGGTGCCTACGACCAGGCGAACGGGACCATCGACGGCCGCGGCAACCTCCTCGAGTTCCCGGAGGGCAAATGA